The Virgibacillus sp. MSP4-1 genome has a segment encoding these proteins:
- a CDS encoding response regulator: MAHKVLIVDDAAFMRMMIKDILEKNDFEVVGEAQDGNQAVEKYKELQPDLVTLDITMPEKDGITALKEIKESNPDAKIIMCSAMGQQAMVIDAIQAGAKDFIVKPFQSDRVIEAINKTLDI, from the coding sequence ATGGCACATAAGGTATTAATTGTCGATGATGCAGCATTCATGAGAATGATGATAAAGGATATTCTGGAGAAAAATGACTTTGAAGTTGTTGGTGAAGCACAGGATGGAAACCAGGCTGTTGAAAAATATAAGGAATTACAGCCGGATTTAGTTACTCTTGATATTACGATGCCAGAAAAAGACGGCATAACCGCACTAAAAGAAATCAAGGAAAGTAATCCGGATGCAAAGATTATTATGTGTTCAGCAATGGGACAACAGGCCATGGTAATTGACGCGATTCAGGCAGGAGCAAAAGATTTTATTGTTAAACCTTTTCAGTCTGATCGCGTTATTGAGGCCATAAATAAAACGTTAGATATTTAA